The genomic DNA ATTGTTAGTGCTTCTTACTTTTAGAGTTGAAAGCTCTGCTTCTAGCTTTAACACAAAGCAGTCTTCTCCCTTTATGGTCTTCTCTCCAATGCAGATTGAATTTGTAAATAAATTAGCTGTTGACTTTGGATCAAGACCCTGTCAAAGTCAAAATTTGACTTTAGTTAAcaaaattttttaatgttttttataCAAGTGGCAGCTAAGacttttgaaattttgaatacGTGGGTGATCCACTTAAGATTATGGCTGGTCACTTTGGTTGATTGAGATGGGACCCACTTTGAGTTTACTTATgctaaaattatatatataaaaaaaaaaaaaaaaaaaaaaaaaaacaggcaTTTTGACTACATTGACTTTTAGCCCACCCAAAAAATAAACATATCCAAAATCAACCGGTCAGAAAACGCCAAATAAGCTAAACCAACTAAGTTCGCTACGGTTAGAAAACGCAAAATAAGCTAAACCGGCTAAGTTTGCTAAAATTTAGCTGACTCAAAAAGCGTAAAGAGTACTATGTGTCCGTGAAAACAAACAATCAAATCAATACAAGTGTAAAGGTTGGCTAAACTGGTACCTGTAAGGCTCGACGAAGAGGTCTAGGAGGGCCTCTAGATGCATGGGAATGGTGCCATGGTGTCTGTCGCCACGCCACCTGCCCATCACTACCTGCGCTGATCTTGTAGCCGGAAACAACCAATTCTAAAGACCAGAGGTCTGGCTTTTTTTGCCATAACACAAACCCACCCATCTCACCGCCACCGTTTTTCACGCTCTTGGGCTTCAATGCTTTGCCAACACCACAGTTCAAGGTTATTTCGTCCCCGGCGTTGAACTCTGACGCCACCATCTTCACCTTCCCTACGGCGTACATGCTATCGACTGAATTCAAAGCGTTTTCTCCTCCGGCCGCTGCTATATATTGTTGTACGATGTATTTAGCCATTGAAGACTCCTATATAAATCAAATTTAGATTAATACTTGATCAACTTGATGAAAATATACCAAAATTATTGTACAATTATTAAAATCCCATAAAATCTTGTAACTTACTATATATCATTAATATATTACTCAAAGAAGTTacataattacaaaaaaaaaaaatatatctaatCAAATCATATATGTTATTTCCTTCTTTTTTTATATAATAGAGAATTTTATATATGAAAGCGAGCTAGCTAGCAAGATATATATACAAAGATAATTAATTATATTAAATTTTAAccaatatataaattaattacACAGATATTCACATGATTTTGGTTTTCCACCGTTTTAAACaaatgtaaaatgactaaaatacccttaagCAAGTATAATCACGAATCTGGACTTACAATATGGTGATCATGGATATTCGAATTAACAACGCCAGGGTGTGCAGAAGAGACCGGAAGAGGAACAAGAGGAGCACCAACGACTCCAAGCAATAGCTGAATTTCCGCATTGCGGCCACCAAAGTCCGAAAACGTGCGTTTTTGATCGGTGGAATGAGGTTTCATCCAAGACTTCATGGTCTGCCAAGAGGTGACATTGTGGTTGATCTTGACCTCATCAAAACCTTCCTCCGGTACCGGTACTTCGAGCACGGTTTCGAGCCCGTCTTCGTTGTCTAAGTTCGGGCACAAAGTcctcattgttgttgttgttagatTAGACTTTAGGGATAGAGGATTGAAGAAGTGTGAGATGGTGAATGAAGTGTGTGTTGGGTTCTTTAAGGAAGATATAGAGGGAACGACCAACCGACCATGAGACATGAGTAACATGCCACCTCTTTCTGTTATGTCGTGTGCGCACGCCcactcttcttctctctatattTATGTTTTTGTTATGCAATAATTCCATCTTTGAACATTTAATACTTCTTATTATTATAGTACTTGTTGTTAAATAGTTAACATGCATTATGATATATTTTTCTTTAAGTAAAGAATGATTAATTTTGTCATTATGAATAATAAATTGGCATTGTCTTTTTCATGCTTTTTGTTTAATTAAAAGAAAACTATTTActttaattttactaattgtGCTAACAACATTGATACTATATACTAGgttgtttatttttatctttatagTTTAACTAAGAAATGTTattctataaaaaaaaattgtttattttcaaaaaaaaaaaatctcatttCTCATTCCTTATCCTTGTAATTTTAAGGAAATAGTTAAATAATTGATATATTTAAATTTCCATTGTTTATTTTCTATATGGTGTGGTCATGActctcatgaccaccatgacacTCCACGTCAGTGCCATGTAACTCATatctaatccaccatccaaaaccactaccctatgAGTGTGGTCATAATCCAAACCACTAGccctttatttatttaaatttatttttatttaaagaaaaaggaaataatttgttgaa from Helianthus annuus cultivar XRQ/B chromosome 7, HanXRQr2.0-SUNRISE, whole genome shotgun sequence includes the following:
- the LOC110868882 gene encoding uncharacterized protein LOC110868882; the protein is MRTLCPNLDNEDGLETVLEVPVPEEGFDEVKINHNVTSWQTMKSWMKPHSTDQKRTFSDFGGRNAEIQLLLGVVGAPLVPLPVSSAHPGVVNSNIHDHHIESSMAKYIVQQYIAAAGGENALNSVDSMYAVGKVKMVASEFNAGDEITLNCGVGKALKPKSVKNGGGEMGGFVLWQKKPDLWSLELVVSGYKISAGSDGQVAWRQTPWHHSHASRGPPRPLRRALQGLDPKSTANLFTNSICIGEKTIKGEDCFVLKLEAELSTLKVRSTNNVQIMKHTIWGYFSQRTGLLHQLKDSHLIRIKTPGSDSIFWETTMESLIQDYRTIDGVNIAHGGQTTVSLYRFGEDSEGDSETKMEEVWTIEEVDFNIKGLSMECFMPPSDLKIEEDQPMARTKSGDKFVGSVRLPVKSWGNCARFGVSKVVAIDSNGFGEV